AATTCAATTTTAGATGACAATAAAGCGCAAATAAAAGGAGTTGTAACCAACTTTAATAAAGTGTCAAGTGATTTTTCTAAAATTTCCGATTCATTGAACAAGGCCGATTTAGGAAAAACAGTTAAAAATCTCAATAAAACATTAGCCAAAGTAGATGGTATGATGGGGGATTTAGAATCCGGTAAAGGCACAGCAGGTAAATTATTGAAAGATGAAGCTTTGTATGCCAATTTGAAATCAACTACTAAAGAATTAGAATTATTGTTACAAGACGTAAGACTTTATCCAACACGATATGTAAATGTTTCTCTTTTTGGAAAGAAAAATAAACCTTATGTTGGTCCGATAAACGATTCTATTTCTAAAGCTAAAAATTAGCAATCATGAGCTATTTAGACAACATTTTATTTGCAATCCTACTAATTATTGGTTTTGGTTATTTTTATAACAGCGTCAAAAAGATTATTAGAAACATAAATCTGGGTACAGCAATAAATCGCAAAGACAATCCTAATGCCCGTTGGAAAAACATGGCAATGATCGCTTTGGGACAATCTAAAATGGTCAAAAGGCCCATAGCAGGAGTACTACACATTATAGTTTATGTGGGTTTTGTAATCATCAATATTGAATTACTGGAAATAATAATTGATGGACTCTTTGGTACGCACCGAGTTTTTTCTTTTTTAGGAATTACATATGATGTTTTGATTGCTTCTTTCGAAATATTGGCGCTGTTGGTTTTAGTGGCAGTAACTATTTTTTGGATTAGAAGAAATAGTATAAAACTCAAACGATTCATAAGTTCAGATTTGAACGGATATCCAAAAAAAGATGCCAATTATATCTTATATTTTGAAGTTGTTTTAATGACCTTGTTTTTGTTGATGAATGCTTCCGACTTGCATTTGCAAAATGTTCCTGGAGGTTTTTCTCATTTTGTAAAAGCAGGAGCTTTTCCGGTAAGTCAGTTTATAGAACCTATTTTTAATGGTGTTTCAAATGAGTTGGTTATGCTTCTTTCAGAAATATTCTGGTGGTTGCATATTGTTGGGATATTGCTTTTTATGAACTATTTGTATTTTTCAAAACACTTACACATATTGTTGGCTTTCCCCAATACTTATTTTGCAAATCTAAATCCTCAAGGACAATTTGATAATTTAGAATCAGTGACAAACGAAGTCAAAATGATGATGGATCCTAATGCTGATCCTTTTGCGGCAGCACCGGCAACAGAAACCGAAGTGCCAGCTAAATTTGGCGCCAGTGATGTTCAGGATTTAAATTGGGTACAATTATTAAACGCTTATACCTGTACCGAATGTGGCCGTTGTACTTCCTCATGTCCCGCTAATTTAACAGGCAAAAAACTGTCTCCTCGAAAAATCATGATGGATACCAGAGACAGACTCGAAGAAGTAGGTAAAAACATAGACGCTAATAAAGGTGTTTTTGTTCCCGATAACAAATCATTATTAAACGATTATATCACCGCCGAAGAGCTTTGGGCTTGTACATCCTGCAATGCTTGCGTAGAGGAATGTCCGGTAAGTATCAGTCCGCTTTCCATAATTATGGATATGAGACGCTATTTGGTAATGGAACAAAGTGCCGCACCAATGCCTATAAATGCTATGATGACCAATATTGAAAACAATGGAGCACCATGGCAATACAATCAGCAAGACCGATTAAATTGGAAAAACGAATAAA
This region of Flavobacterium lacustre genomic DNA includes:
- a CDS encoding (Fe-S)-binding protein, encoding MSYLDNILFAILLIIGFGYFYNSVKKIIRNINLGTAINRKDNPNARWKNMAMIALGQSKMVKRPIAGVLHIIVYVGFVIINIELLEIIIDGLFGTHRVFSFLGITYDVLIASFEILALLVLVAVTIFWIRRNSIKLKRFISSDLNGYPKKDANYILYFEVVLMTLFLLMNASDLHLQNVPGGFSHFVKAGAFPVSQFIEPIFNGVSNELVMLLSEIFWWLHIVGILLFMNYLYFSKHLHILLAFPNTYFANLNPQGQFDNLESVTNEVKMMMDPNADPFAAAPATETEVPAKFGASDVQDLNWVQLLNAYTCTECGRCTSSCPANLTGKKLSPRKIMMDTRDRLEEVGKNIDANKGVFVPDNKSLLNDYITAEELWACTSCNACVEECPVSISPLSIIMDMRRYLVMEQSAAPMPINAMMTNIENNGAPWQYNQQDRLNWKNE